The proteins below come from a single Deltaproteobacteria bacterium genomic window:
- the thiE gene encoding thiamine phosphate synthase, whose product MRLPPLYAIVDPLDTGADPVELAAALLAGGARLLQLRLKEATSRELLRVAEAIRSHARAAGAVFLVNDRPDIARAVDADGVHLGQDDLPVAAARRILGPGRLIGVSTHDVEEARVAEAAGADYIAVGPIYATTSKTSALAPRGLELVRAVRACVPRPLVAIGGISPDTAPPVRRAGADAVAMIAALVRAPDIAAAVRGALARLGDA is encoded by the coding sequence CTGCGCCTCCCGCCGCTCTATGCGATCGTCGACCCCCTCGACACGGGCGCCGACCCCGTCGAGCTCGCGGCCGCGTTGCTGGCGGGCGGCGCCCGACTCCTGCAGCTCAGGCTGAAGGAGGCGACTTCCCGGGAGCTGCTCCGCGTGGCCGAGGCGATCCGGTCCCACGCTCGTGCCGCGGGCGCCGTGTTCCTGGTGAACGACCGTCCCGACATCGCTCGTGCGGTCGACGCCGACGGCGTGCACCTCGGGCAGGACGACCTCCCGGTTGCCGCCGCGCGGCGCATCCTCGGCCCGGGGCGGCTGATCGGCGTCTCGACGCACGACGTGGAGGAAGCACGGGTGGCCGAGGCGGCGGGCGCCGACTATATCGCCGTCGGGCCCATCTACGCGACGACGAGCAAGACGAGCGCCCTCGCGCCCCGCGGGCTCGAGCTCGTCCGCGCTGTGCGCGCTTGCGTGCCGCGACCGCTGGTCGCGATCGGCGGGATCAGCCCGGACACCGCTCCGCCAGTCCGCCGCGCCGGCGCGGACGCCGTCGCCATGATCGCCGCGCTCGTCCGTGCACCGGACATCGCCGCCGCGGTGCGGGGGGCGTTGGCCCGGCTCGGCGATGCGTAG